CGACATGTCGATCATGGCGCACGTGGAGCCCGGGACATCCCGGCGTTGTTCGGCAACCCCGACTACTACCTCGGCTACGACAACGAATCGGTCCGCGCCGATCTGCTCGCCGCGGACACCGCCGCCGACCCTGTGCCGGACATGGAACGGGCCGTGGCCACGATCATGTCCGAGGCGGGTGCGCTCACGGTGTTTAACCAGCCGAACATCGTCGTCTCCTCCCCCGGTGTCACCGGCATCAACCCGACGGTGGTCACCGACGCCCTGGCCCTGGCCGGAATGGAGAAGTCATGATCCTCCGCGTCATCGCCCGCTTCCTCGTCTCCCTGTTCCTCGCCTCGGTGGCCATCTTCCTGCTGCTGCGCGCCATCCCGGGCGACCCGGCACGGGTGGCCCTCGGTGTCACCGCCACCGATGAGGCCGTCGCCGCGCTGGCGGAGCAGCTGGGGACGAACCGGCCGCTGGTCGTCCAGTACCTCGAGTGGGTGGGTGGTCTGCTCACCGGTGACTTCGGGGTCTCGCTGGCGTCACGCCAGGACATCACCCCTCTCGTCCTCGACCGGGCACAGGTCTCCCTCATCCTCTGCGGGGTGGCCATGATCGCCTCCCTGCTCATCGCCGTCCCGCTGGGCATGTGGGCGGCCCGGCGCGCGGACCGGCCCGACGGGGTCGCCGTGTCCGGGGCCTCCCAGATCGGCATCGCCATCCCCTCCTTCCTCGCCGGCATCCTCCTGGTGACCGTGTTCGCGGTGCAGCTCGGCTGGGTGCCGGCCAACGGGTGGATCCCACCTAACGAGGACGTCGGTGGTTTCCTCCAGCGGCTCATCCTGCCGGTCATCGCGCTGACGGCGGTGCAGGCGGCGATCCTCACCCGCTACGTGCGTTCGGCGATCCTCGAGGTCATGGACCGTGACTTCATGCGGACGGCGAGGTCGACGGGGGCGTCGATAAGCGAGGCGCTGTGGCGCCACGGACTGCGCAATGCCGCACTCCCGGTGCTCACGGTGACCGGGCTGCAGCTGACCTCGCTCATCGTCGGTGCCGTGGTCATCGAGCGCGTGTTCCTCATCCCCGGGCTCGGGTCGATGCTGCTCGACTCGGTGGCCCGGCGTGACCTCACGACGGTGCAGACGATCGTCATGCTGCTCGTCGTGTTCACGCTGACGGTCAACCTCGTCGTCGACGTCGCCTACCGGCTCATCGACCCGCGGATCAGGAGGAGCGCATGAGACGACTCCCTGTCTCCGGCTGGATCGGCCTGGTCATCGTCGCCGCGACGGTGCTCATGGCGCTGATCTCCCTCGTGTGGACCCCCTACGACCCCGTCCACGCCGTGCCCGCCGACCGGCTCCTCGGCGCCAGCGGCGAGCACCTCATGGGCACCGACCGTTACGGGCGCGACGTGTTCTCCCGCATCATGGCCGGCGCGCAGATCACCCTGTTCGTCGGGCTCGTCGCCGTCGGCATCTCCGCCCTCATCGGCGTGCCCTTCGGCGTGTGGGCCGGCATGCGGCGCGGCTGGACCGAGGCCCTGATCATGCGCGGCGCCGACCTCATGCTCGCCTTCCCCGCCCTCCTCCTGGCCATCATCACCGGCGCCGTCTTCGGGGCATCCACCGTCACCGCGATGGTGGCCATCGGCATCGCCGGCATCCCCGGATTCGCCCGCGTCGCCCGCGCCGGCACCCTGCAGGTGATGACCCAGGACTACATCGCCTCCGCCCGCGTCTCCCGGGTACCCGGCCTGGTCATCGCCGTACGGCACGTGCTACCCAACATCGGCGGGGTCATCGTCGTCCAGGCCTCCGTCGCCTTCGCCCTGGCCATCCTCGCCGAGGCCGCGCTGTCCTTCCTCGGCCTGGGCACCTCCCCGCCCGACCCGTCCTGGGGCCGCATGCTCCAGTCCGCCCAGGCCTCCCTCGGCTCCGCCCCGCAGCTGGCCCTGTGGCCCGGCCTGGCCATCGCCGTCACCGTCCTGGGCTTCAACCTCTTCGGCGACGGACTCCGCGACGCCCTCGACCCCCACCGGAGCCGACGATGACCGCACCGAGCAAATCCGTCCTCACCGTCTCCGGCCTGCGGGTGAGCAGCAGCGTCTCCGGTGGTGGCCCCGGCACCTCAGCACCGCTGCTGCATGACATCTCCTTCGACCTCGGCGCCGGCGAACGCCTGGGCATCATCGGCGAATCCGGCTCCGGCAAGTCGCTGACCGCCCTGTCCGTCATGGGCCTGCTCCCCCGCGGGTTGTCGGCCTCCGGGTCGGTGACGGTCATGGGGCAGGAGATCATCGGCCTCGACGACCGGCGCATGCGGCGGTTGCGCGGCTCCGTGGTGTCCATGGTCTTCCAGGAACCCATGACCGCCCTCGACCCGCTCATGACCGTGGGCAGACAGGTCGCCGAGGCCGCCGGCCGGACGGACGTCGCCGACCTCTTCGAGGACGTCGCCCTCGACCCCGCCCGCATGACCGCCTACCCCCACGAACTCTCCGGCGGCCAACGCCAACGCGTCCTCATCGCCATGGCCCTGGCGGATGACCCCGAGCTGCTCATCTGCGATGAACCCACCACCGCCCTCGACGTCACCGTCCAGGACCAGATCCTCGACCTTCTCGACGAACTGGTGGACAAGAAGGGCGTGTCCCTGCTGTTCATCACCCACGATCTCGGGGTGATCAACCGGATGTGCCGGCGGGTGCTGGTGATGTCCGGCGGCGAGATCGTGGAGGCGGGCCCGACCGGACAGATCCTTCGCGCCCCCGCCCACCCGTACACGCAGAAACTCGTCGCCGCCTCCCTGCCGGGATCCCCCGCCGAGGTGGGCCCGGTGGGCGAACCGGTCCTGGCGCTGCGTGAGGTCACCCGCCGCTATGGGACGACGCTGGCACTCGACGATGTCACCCTCGAGGTCCGCCGGGGTGAGCGCCTCGGCGTCGTCGGTGGCTCCGGCTCCGGCAAGACCACGCTCCTGCGTCAGTTCGCCGGCCTCGACTCCCCAGACTCCGGAGTCGTGGAGGTCGACGCCGGCGTCCAGGTCGTCTTCCAGGACCCCCACTCCTCCCTCAACCCCCGGCTGTCCGTCGGCCGGTCCATCGCCGAGGGCATGGGGCGGCGGCACTCGCCGCGCGTCGCCGAGGTGCTCACCGAGGTCGGCCTGCCCGAGGATGCCGCCGGCCGCTACCCCCACCAGTTCTCCGGCGGCCAACGCCAGCGCATCTCCATCGCCCGCGCCGTCGCCGGCAAACCGGAGATCCTGCTGGCCGACGAACCCGTCTCCGCCCTCGATGTCTCCGTCCGCGCCCAGGTCCTCGACCTGCTCGACCGCCTCGTCGACGAATACGGCCTCACCCTGGTGTTCATCTCCCACGACCTCTCCGTCGTCCGCGAGGTCTGTACCAGCGTCGCCGTCATGCACCAGGGCCGCATCGTCGAACACGGCCCCACCGAACAGGTGTGGGCGAACCCGCAGCACGAGTACACCCGCTCGCTGCTGGCGGCGATCCCCCGGTTATAGGCGGCTATAGACGGACCGTCTCCAGCACCTCGTAGCGCGGTCCCCCGCCCCGGCCCCGCCCGAGATGGGACTCCATGAGCACCAGCTCGTCGCAGGTGAAATCCGGGCCGTCGTAGATGCTCAGCGCGTGCACGATGTCCCCGACCAGCCACCGCTCCCGCGACCGCGCGATGGTCAGGTGCGGCTTCTGGCTGACCTCCTCATCGATGGCGCAGTCGGCCATGAGGTTCCTTAGCGGCCGCACCTGCCCAGTGATGCCCATCCACAGCGTCCGGTGGGAGAACGAGCCCGCACCCCGCAGGTTGAGTGTCAGCGGGTGGGAGGCAGCGGCCGCCTGTGAGAGGTGAACCCCCAGGTCGGAGTGGTCGTTGGGCTGTTGGCCGTAGAACGCCAGGGTGATGTGCCAGTTGTCCGGATCCACCCACCGCAGCGCCTGCGGATGCGTCTCACGGATCGGCCGCACCGCCGCGACCAGGTGTTCCCGGGCGTCCCGGGACGGGATGAGGGCAGCAAACAGTCTCTTCATCGCCGCTCAGCGTACGT
Above is a window of Corynebacterium suedekumii DNA encoding:
- a CDS encoding ATP-binding cassette domain-containing protein, producing MTAPSKSVLTVSGLRVSSSVSGGGPGTSAPLLHDISFDLGAGERLGIIGESGSGKSLTALSVMGLLPRGLSASGSVTVMGQEIIGLDDRRMRRLRGSVVSMVFQEPMTALDPLMTVGRQVAEAAGRTDVADLFEDVALDPARMTAYPHELSGGQRQRVLIAMALADDPELLICDEPTTALDVTVQDQILDLLDELVDKKGVSLLFITHDLGVINRMCRRVLVMSGGEIVEAGPTGQILRAPAHPYTQKLVAASLPGSPAEVGPVGEPVLALREVTRRYGTTLALDDVTLEVRRGERLGVVGGSGSGKTTLLRQFAGLDSPDSGVVEVDAGVQVVFQDPHSSLNPRLSVGRSIAEGMGRRHSPRVAEVLTEVGLPEDAAGRYPHQFSGGQRQRISIARAVAGKPEILLADEPVSALDVSVRAQVLDLLDRLVDEYGLTLVFISHDLSVVREVCTSVAVMHQGRIVEHGPTEQVWANPQHEYTRSLLAAIPRL
- the thpR gene encoding RNA 2',3'-cyclic phosphodiesterase, translated to MKRLFAALIPSRDAREHLVAAVRPIRETHPQALRWVDPDNWHITLAFYGQQPNDHSDLGVHLSQAAAASHPLTLNLRGAGSFSHRTLWMGITGQVRPLRNLMADCAIDEEVSQKPHLTIARSRERWLVGDIVHALSIYDGPDFTCDELVLMESHLGRGRGGGPRYEVLETVRL
- a CDS encoding ABC transporter permease is translated as MRRLPVSGWIGLVIVAATVLMALISLVWTPYDPVHAVPADRLLGASGEHLMGTDRYGRDVFSRIMAGAQITLFVGLVAVGISALIGVPFGVWAGMRRGWTEALIMRGADLMLAFPALLLAIITGAVFGASTVTAMVAIGIAGIPGFARVARAGTLQVMTQDYIASARVSRVPGLVIAVRHVLPNIGGVIVVQASVAFALAILAEAALSFLGLGTSPPDPSWGRMLQSAQASLGSAPQLALWPGLAIAVTVLGFNLFGDGLRDALDPHRSRR
- a CDS encoding ABC transporter permease is translated as MAIFLLLRAIPGDPARVALGVTATDEAVAALAEQLGTNRPLVVQYLEWVGGLLTGDFGVSLASRQDITPLVLDRAQVSLILCGVAMIASLLIAVPLGMWAARRADRPDGVAVSGASQIGIAIPSFLAGILLVTVFAVQLGWVPANGWIPPNEDVGGFLQRLILPVIALTAVQAAILTRYVRSAILEVMDRDFMRTARSTGASISEALWRHGLRNAALPVLTVTGLQLTSLIVGAVVIERVFLIPGLGSMLLDSVARRDLTTVQTIVMLLVVFTLTVNLVVDVAYRLIDPRIRRSA